The following proteins are encoded in a genomic region of Enterocloster clostridioformis:
- the dtd gene encoding D-aminoacyl-tRNA deacylase — MRAVVQRVTQASVTVDGELLGRIGKGFLILLGVADGDTRQMAEKMADKICRLRIFEDENGKTNLSLEDVEGELLVVSQFTLYADCRKGNRPSFIKAGAPQMAESLYKHFMERCRTHVDVVEKGRFGADMKVELLNDGPFTLMLDSQELFGE, encoded by the coding sequence ATGAGAGCAGTGGTACAGCGGGTGACGCAGGCCAGCGTGACCGTGGACGGAGAATTGTTGGGAAGGATTGGAAAAGGTTTCCTTATCCTTTTGGGAGTGGCGGACGGAGACACCAGGCAGATGGCTGAGAAGATGGCGGATAAGATTTGCCGTCTGCGGATATTTGAGGATGAAAATGGAAAAACTAATCTCTCACTGGAGGATGTGGAGGGGGAATTGCTGGTGGTCAGCCAGTTTACCCTGTACGCGGACTGCCGCAAGGGAAACAGGCCCAGCTTTATAAAGGCAGGAGCTCCCCAGATGGCGGAGTCCCTGTACAAGCATTTTATGGAGCGGTGCAGGACCCATGTGGATGTGGTGGAGAAGGGACGGTTTGGAGCAGACATGAAGGTAGAGCTTCTCAATGACGGACCCTTTACCCTGATGCTTGACAGCCAGGAGCTGTTTGGAGAGTAG
- a CDS encoding glycerophosphodiester phosphodiesterase, whose protein sequence is MNRLIKETDQVIKLNLRQLVIFEVLFRLVAGTFYIRLVNQLLRFSLRMAGYSYLTMSNMGAFLLRPATIVCALAAAVLGMVLMVVEIGGLITAYQSAAYSMRVDSVYILKGALGKAWDACKGRNWKLLPLALADYLMMNSYLLLRILTRIKPLNFVMYEILHAPAARLGLVLLAAALVLIGIPTMLVFFACMIEQKQFGDGFRRSMELLKGRSLRAVVLLVVVNLGLAVGLVLIYVVIVVISAVIVTLFVDSYAAMAVLSAVCARLELVVLFIGGILAPLVDFGALTVIYYQYGMKSAHGAPWDFTMPYELHLKRKWILTITGALAGASLFLIFDMVYNGTSPDWDVLGQTEVTAHRGSSRMAPENTMAAIEAAMEEMADYSEIDVQTTADGIVVVCHDLNLKRVAGVDRRLGTMTYDQVSRLDVGSHFSPKFAGERIPTLEEVLEACKGRMKLNIELKNIGNDSSLPEQVAALVREYGMEEQCVITSVKLGYLERVKEMAPELRTGYILAAAYGTYYDNEYIDFISIRSSFVGRKLVEAAHEKGKAVHVWTVNSKTEIEQMKLLGVDNIITDYPVRAREILYREETTETLMEYLKMMLR, encoded by the coding sequence GTGAACCGATTGATAAAAGAGACAGACCAGGTAATTAAACTGAACCTGCGCCAGCTGGTAATTTTTGAAGTATTGTTCCGGCTGGTTGCAGGCACATTCTATATCAGGCTGGTAAACCAGCTCCTAAGGTTCTCGTTGCGCATGGCAGGATACAGTTATCTGACCATGAGTAATATGGGAGCCTTTCTTCTGCGCCCGGCAACCATTGTCTGCGCCCTGGCAGCGGCGGTGCTGGGCATGGTGCTCATGGTGGTGGAAATCGGGGGCCTTATCACTGCCTACCAGTCCGCGGCCTATTCCATGCGGGTGGATTCCGTGTACATTTTAAAGGGCGCGCTGGGCAAGGCATGGGATGCGTGTAAGGGCAGGAACTGGAAGCTTCTGCCCCTGGCTCTGGCTGATTATCTGATGATGAACAGCTATCTGCTGCTGCGGATTCTCACAAGGATAAAACCCCTTAATTTTGTCATGTACGAAATCCTGCACGCGCCGGCTGCCCGACTGGGGCTGGTACTGCTGGCGGCTGCTCTGGTGCTCATAGGGATACCTACCATGCTGGTGTTCTTTGCCTGCATGATTGAGCAGAAGCAGTTTGGCGACGGCTTCAGAAGGAGCATGGAGCTTTTAAAGGGACGCAGCCTCAGGGCGGTGGTCCTGCTGGTGGTGGTGAATCTGGGGCTGGCTGTGGGACTGGTTCTCATATACGTGGTCATTGTGGTGATATCCGCCGTGATAGTCACCCTGTTTGTGGACAGCTATGCGGCCATGGCTGTTCTGTCAGCCGTGTGCGCCAGACTGGAGCTGGTGGTCCTGTTCATAGGAGGAATATTGGCTCCCCTGGTGGACTTTGGAGCCCTGACCGTGATATATTACCAGTATGGCATGAAAAGTGCCCATGGAGCGCCCTGGGATTTTACCATGCCCTATGAGCTGCATTTAAAGAGAAAATGGATACTGACCATAACAGGGGCGCTGGCAGGAGCCAGCCTGTTTCTCATATTCGATATGGTATATAACGGAACATCCCCTGACTGGGATGTGCTGGGGCAGACAGAGGTAACGGCCCACAGGGGAAGTTCCCGGATGGCCCCGGAGAATACCATGGCGGCTATTGAGGCGGCCATGGAGGAGATGGCGGATTACAGTGAGATCGATGTACAGACAACTGCGGACGGCATCGTGGTGGTATGCCACGATCTGAACCTTAAGCGGGTGGCAGGGGTGGACCGCAGGCTGGGAACCATGACCTATGACCAGGTAAGCAGGCTGGATGTGGGAAGCCATTTCAGCCCGAAGTTTGCCGGGGAGCGTATACCCACCCTGGAGGAAGTGCTGGAAGCCTGCAAGGGCCGCATGAAGCTGAATATTGAGCTTAAGAATATAGGGAATGATTCCAGTCTGCCGGAGCAGGTGGCTGCCCTGGTCCGGGAATATGGAATGGAGGAGCAATGTGTCATCACTTCGGTTAAGCTGGGATATCTGGAGCGGGTGAAGGAGATGGCTCCTGAGCTGAGGACAGGATACATCCTGGCGGCTGCCTACGGAACGTATTACGATAATGAATATATTGACTTCATCAGCATCCGTTCCAGCTTTGTGGGCAGGAAACTGGTGGAAGCAGCCCATGAAAAGGGCAAGGCGGTCCATGTATGGACCGTGAACAGCAAGACAGAGATAGAACAAATGAAACTGTTAGGTGTGGACAATATCATCACGGATTATCCGGTGCGGGCCAGGGAGATACTCTACAGGGAGGAAACCACCGAGACCCTTATGGAATATCTGAAAATGATGCTGAGATAA
- a CDS encoding GTP pyrophosphokinase codes for MTNIPKADDQVDQWRSVMFLYDSALKKVNTKIEILNNEFANRYDYNPIEHIKSRLKSAESIVMKLKKDGYEVTIENMMECLSDIAGIRIICSFTSDIYQIADMIAAQGDVTVLHVKDYIKNPKPNGYKSYHMVVTVPVYLTDGPVETKVEIQIRSVAMDFWASLEHKIAYKFEGNAPENLLKELKACADMVDMLDAKMFSLNEAITAFAREQKERSEES; via the coding sequence ATGACCAATATCCCCAAAGCGGACGACCAGGTTGACCAATGGCGTTCAGTGATGTTTCTCTATGATTCAGCACTAAAAAAGGTCAATACAAAGATTGAAATATTAAATAACGAGTTTGCCAACCGTTATGATTATAACCCCATCGAGCATATCAAATCCAGACTGAAGTCAGCTGAAAGCATTGTCATGAAGCTTAAGAAGGACGGATATGAGGTGACCATTGAGAATATGATGGAATGCCTCAGCGATATCGCCGGTATCAGGATTATATGTTCGTTCACGTCGGATATCTACCAGATAGCCGACATGATAGCGGCTCAGGGGGATGTGACTGTCCTTCATGTAAAGGATTATATCAAGAACCCCAAGCCCAACGGATACAAGAGTTATCATATGGTAGTAACTGTGCCGGTCTATCTCACGGATGGACCGGTGGAGACCAAGGTGGAGATTCAGATACGTTCCGTTGCCATGGATTTCTGGGCCAGCCTGGAACATAAGATTGCGTATAAGTTCGAGGGAAATGCCCCGGAGAACCTGCTGAAGGAACTAAAGGCCTGCGCCGATATGGTGGATATGCTGGATGCCAAGATGTTTTCGCTTAACGAGGCCATCACGGCATTTGCCAGGGAGCAGAAGGAAAGGTCGGAAGAATCTTAA
- a CDS encoding S1 RNA-binding domain-containing protein, with amino-acid sequence MSEELNKELETEVTEEVKEAAPVETMEDYAAELEASYKTLNQRHIEIAEEESGEGEKWARFAQMMEDRTVVKVKIAEAVKGGVVTSLEEVRAFIPASQLSTEYVEKLEDWQGKYVEAVIITVDPEKKRLVLSGREVEKEKKEAQKKERMAQFKAGDIVEGTVDSIKPYGAFIKLDDGVDGLLHVSQISTQRIKHPSAVLTEGQTVKVKILSTQEGKLSLSMKVLAEQQADREEHETFDYKETGTVSTGLGDLLKGLKL; translated from the coding sequence ATGAGTGAAGAACTGAACAAAGAGCTGGAGACTGAAGTGACGGAAGAGGTAAAGGAGGCTGCGCCCGTGGAGACCATGGAGGATTATGCGGCCGAACTGGAGGCTTCCTATAAGACCCTGAACCAGAGACACATCGAGATTGCCGAGGAGGAGAGCGGCGAGGGGGAGAAATGGGCCCGGTTCGCTCAGATGATGGAGGACAGGACCGTTGTCAAGGTTAAGATTGCCGAGGCAGTGAAGGGCGGCGTGGTCACATCCCTGGAGGAAGTGAGGGCATTCATTCCCGCATCCCAGCTGTCCACAGAGTATGTGGAGAAACTGGAAGACTGGCAGGGCAAGTATGTGGAGGCTGTCATCATCACGGTTGATCCGGAGAAGAAGAGACTGGTGCTTTCCGGACGCGAGGTGGAGAAGGAGAAGAAGGAAGCGCAGAAGAAGGAGCGCATGGCCCAGTTCAAGGCCGGGGATATCGTGGAAGGCACTGTGGACAGCATCAAGCCTTACGGCGCCTTCATTAAGCTGGACGACGGCGTGGACGGACTGCTTCACGTTTCCCAGATCAGCACCCAGAGAATCAAGCATCCCAGCGCGGTCCTGACCGAGGGACAGACCGTGAAGGTAAAGATTCTCTCAACACAGGAGGGCAAGCTAAGCCTGAGCATGAAGGTTCTGGCAGAACAGCAGGCAGACAGAGAAGAGCATGAGACATTTGACTACAAGGAGACCGGTACGGTATCCACAGGGTTAGGCGACCTGTTAAAGGGGCTTAAACTCTAG
- a CDS encoding phosphatase: MIDLLDLHTHTTASGHAYNSLYEMVHSASAKGLSLFGCSDHAPAMPGSCHSFHFINFKVLPRTLYGVRLMMGVELNIMDYDGTVDLEQSVLEPLDYAIASLHQPCIHSGTALQNTNAYLGALKNPLIHIIGHPDDSRFPIDYDTLVAAAGEHHKLLEVNNSSLNPLSFRVGARNNYIKMLELCRHYGTSIIINSDAHCEADAGNHAFAHALLEEVNFPRELIVNTSLDRLCCFLPKAAAILAQREDERCGHLYRPVTMEEGNAPGGNES; encoded by the coding sequence ATGATAGATTTACTGGACCTGCACACACATACAACGGCCAGCGGCCATGCCTATAACTCCCTTTACGAGATGGTTCACTCGGCTTCGGCCAAAGGATTGTCCCTGTTCGGATGCTCCGATCATGCCCCTGCCATGCCCGGCAGCTGCCATTCCTTCCATTTCATCAATTTTAAAGTCCTGCCAAGAACCCTTTACGGCGTCAGGCTGATGATGGGCGTGGAACTGAATATTATGGATTATGACGGAACCGTGGACCTGGAACAGAGCGTCCTGGAACCCCTGGACTATGCCATAGCCAGCCTGCACCAGCCCTGTATCCACAGCGGCACGGCGCTTCAGAATACTAACGCTTACCTGGGGGCGCTTAAAAATCCCCTGATCCATATTATCGGACATCCGGATGACAGCCGTTTCCCCATAGACTATGATACACTGGTGGCTGCCGCCGGAGAACACCATAAACTTCTGGAGGTAAACAACAGCTCCTTAAACCCCTTAAGCTTCCGCGTGGGAGCCAGGAATAATTATATAAAAATGCTGGAACTGTGCAGACACTACGGCACCAGCATCATTATAAACAGCGATGCCCACTGCGAAGCGGACGCGGGCAATCACGCCTTTGCGCACGCTCTCCTGGAGGAAGTGAACTTTCCACGGGAGCTGATAGTCAACACCTCCCTGGACCGGCTGTGCTGCTTTCTTCCCAAAGCAGCCGCCATCCTGGCCCAGCGGGAGGATGAGCGCTGCGGTCACCTGTACCGGCCCGTTACAATGGAGGAAGGAAACGCTCCGGGAGGAAATGAGTCATGA